A portion of the Parambassis ranga chromosome 22, fParRan2.1, whole genome shotgun sequence genome contains these proteins:
- the arid4a gene encoding AT-rich interactive domain-containing protein 4A isoform X1 yields MKAADEPAYLTVGTDVSAKYRGAFCEAKIKTVKRMVKVKVTLKGESTSQVVQDDQVKGPLRVGSTVEVKTNEGLSSEAVISKLTDASLYTVVFDDGDEKTLRRTSLCLKGERHFAESETLDQLPLTNPEHFGTPVIGKKSNRGGRRSSQAVADEENESSSSEDEEDDRRRMNDELLGKICSIENMDESSSWFLALVVSPSCNDELVVKKDQCLVRSFSDGKFCTVPRRHVHAVNNASINKSEFSSRRGFEAAQTFLRKREVPDIWKMDMSQILDSSSSEDDDDEEEKESEEEEEEDEEEKEKKKKKHIKEEPEEELDPEERDHFLQQLYKFMEDRGTPINKPPVLGYKDLNLFKLFRLVYQLGGCHKIESGTVWKQVYMDLGIPVLNTAASYNVKTAYKKYLYGFEEYCRSAFITFRTIHHNNPRPPATPANQKTTGVELKDSPPQVKGEPADDKGEEAESETESEKEEEEAKKRQLSPRGKRRCVGSRVKMEREPPSRPEKRGENSEEQQRRRSNRRMDDSEKGSDEEEDDEDDDEDEEEECEERRRGEGSEDEEDGDSVTGTKVRVKYGRGKTQKIYEAHIKKTDVDNGEQFYLVHYYGWNVRYDEWVKADRIIWPAEKGTKKRQRKKVKNKDEPEKDEDKPTMTKPPGAKRGRPQIRTPSSASRSVSKTPSSEGRSNGKSSRMDTSSNMANGDNTPRRRTRRTSGMYDSDRASNEDSGNSSDDSESEDPSDKKPSPWRGRADAPPCQAEEDPEVEEETSQVVDTMVPANNNSTVAAATTAHQPAGTADPCPSMPQLKADNVPSQSEEEAEQREEPAGEPAVLQPHLDKENKMSPAIKMASVQDKINMSPGQEALREASPSRTPPQPDSIGKPERLQPASSSPAATEEDDRSTPLSSPRVKGRRANLREAGSETPPRMPHCAPSPAASPSQTGPLSSPPRSALKRQEEPMVVLHCLPSQRLPPESPPADSDTDSATEEEGEEAEEEESHEERSSTALKRKATEQKPPEKKLRTERRQEEAASPKTPTATPKTVAAALPSPQRSERRSEGAVKAEEWPHPAEETHKEVSEQQLTGGARKEPEVRAGTPPPAPEAPGPSPAEELEPQIGPEALVCHEVDLEDLDEKEKPALSTEHILLMMREQQQAPPPLPHLLHTSLPSAHAPHLPQPQVRPFFPAVTPSSAPCPEELHPAKAAAVEERGVARREQEGDSSPGCDGSASSSSASLLSLQENKHRGQKRVTDCNSSPTAKKQKRNPKRPSMPGKTEKNGAGHSSDSEDQSRLSSLAKSQKPRCPSLPSPSSHSKDKQSFPSPQRTYKWTLQLDELDSMSSTERISFLQDKLQEIRKYYMSLKSEVASIDRRRKRLKKKEREVSNTTASTSSGSSDTGMSPSSASPTQNTVAVECR; encoded by the exons ATGAAG GCAGCAGATGAGCCTGCCTACCTGACAGTGGGGACGGATGTCAGTGCCAAGTACAGAGGAGCCTTCTGCGAGGCAAAGATCAAGACTGTTAAGCGCATGGTGAAGGTGAAG gTGACTCTGAAGGGTGAAAGTACGTCCCAGGTGGTTCAGGATGACCAAGTCAAAGGACCTCTGAGG GTGGGCTCCACTGTGGAGGTGAAGACCAACGAAGGTTTAAGCAGCGAGGCCGTCATCAGTAAGCTGACAGATGCCAGCCTCTACACTGTGG tgtttgatGATGGAGATGAGAAGACTCTCCGTCGGACGTCCCTGTGTCTGAAGGGAGAGAGACATTTTGCAGAGAGTGAG ACGTTGGATCAGCTGCCGCTGACGAACCCGGAGCATTTCGGCACCCCGGTCATCGGCAAGAAGTCGAATCGTGGCGGGCGCCGCTCGTCGCaggctgt GGCTGATGAGGAGAATGAGTCTTCATCCAgcgaggatgaggaggacgacaggaggaggatgaatgATGAGCTTCTTGGAAAAATCTGTAGCATCGAGAACATGGACGAGTCCAGCAGCTGGTTCCTGGCTCTG gtggtgtctCCCAGCTGTAACGACGAGCTGGTGGTGAAGAAGGATCAGTGTCTGGTCAGGTCGTTCTCTGACGGCAAGTT TTGCACGGTGCCTAGAAGACACGTCCACGCCGTCAACAACGCCAGCATCAACAAGTCGGAGTTCTCCAGCAGGAGAG gCTTTGAAGCTGCCCAGACGTTCTTGAGGAAACGGGAAGTTCCAGACATCTGGAAGATGGACATGAGTCAGATCCTGGACTCGTCCTCCAGCGAAGACGACGATgacgaggaggagaaggagagtgaggaggaagaggaggaggatgaagaggagaaggagaagaagaagaagaagcacataAAGGAGGAG CCGGAGGAGGAGCTTGACCCCGAGGAGAGGGACcacttcctgcagcagctgtacaAATTCATGGAGGACCGAG GGACTCCCATCAACAAGCCTCCCGTGTTGGGTTACAAAGACCTGAACCTGTTCAAGCTCTTCAGGCTGGTCTATCAGCTGGGAGGCTGCCACAAG ATCGAGTCCGGCACAGTGTGGAAGCAGGTCTACATGGATCTGGGAATCCCTGTCCTCAACACTGCTGCGTCCTACAACGTCAAGACCGCCTACAAAAA GTACCTGTACGGTTTCGAGGAGTATTGCCGCTCCGCATTCATCACCTTCAGAACCATCCACCACAACAACCCCCGCCCTCCTGCCacaccagccaatcagaagacAACAGGGGTGGAGCTCAAAGACTCCCCTCCACAGGTGAAGGGGGAGCCTGCTGATGACAAGGGGGAGGAGGCGGAGTCAGAGACTGAGAgcgagaaggaggaggaggaggcgaagaAGAGGCAGCTTTCCCCGAGG GGGAAGAGGAGGTGTGTGGGGAGCCGGgtgaagatggagagagagccGCCCTCCAGAccagagaaaagaggagagaacagcgaggagcagcagaggagacgCAGCAACAGAAGAATGGATGACTCTGAGAAGGGCTCCgacgaagaggaggatgatgaggatgacgacgaagacgaggaggaagagtgcGAAGAAAGGAGGCGAGGAGAGGG aagtgaggatgaggaggatggagacTCTGTGACCGGGACGAAGGTGCGGGTGAAGTACGGCAGAGGAAAAACGCAGAAAATCTACGAGGCTCACATCAAGAAAACGGACGTGGACAACGGAGAACAGTTCTACCTGGTTCACTACTACGGCTGGAACGTCAG GTACGATGAGTGGGTGAAGGCTGATCGCATCATCTGGCCCGCAGAGAAAGGAacaaagaagaggcagaggaagaaggtgAAG AACAAAGACGAGCCGGAGAAGGACGAAGACAAACCGACAATGACGAAGCCGCCAGGAGCAAAACGCGGCCGTCCTCAGATCAGGACCCCCAGCTCGGCTAGCCGCAGCGTCTCCAAAACCCCGAGCAGCGAGGGACGGTCCAATGGCAAAAGCAGCAGGATGGACACATCATCCAACATGGCCAACGGAGACA acactcctcgcaggaggaccaggaggacGTCCGGCATGTACGACTCAGACCGGGCGTCCAACG AGGATTCTGGGAACTCTTCGGATGACAGCGAATCAGAAGACCCATCTGACAAAAAGCCCTCTCCGTGGCGAGGGAGGGCCGACGCCCCACCCTGCCAGGCGGAGGAAGacccagaggtggaggaggagacgaGTCAGGTTGTGGATACCATGGTGCCTgctaacaacaacagcacagtcGCTGCGGCAACGACGGCTCACCAGCCTGCCGGCACAGCAGATCCATGTCCCAGCATGCCTCAGCTGAAAGCCGACAATGTCCCGAGTCAGtcggaggaggaggcagagcagagggaggagccTGCAGGAGAACCTGCAGTGCTGCAACCTCACCTGGACAAGGAGAACAAAATGTCTCCAGCGATCAAAATGGCATCTGTCCAAGACAAAATCAACATGTCTCCTGGGCAGGAAGCGCTCCGTGAGGCGTCTCCCAGCAGGACGCCGCCTCAGCCAGACAGCATCGGCAAACCTGAGAGGCTGcagccagcctcctcctcccctgctgCCACAGAAGAAGACGACCGCTCCACTCCACTGTCCTCCCCCAGGGTCAAAGGTCGCAGAGCCAACCTCAGGGAGGCAGGCTCGGAAACTCCTCCCAGAATGCCCCACTGCGCTCCGAGCCCCGCCGCCAGCCCTTCACAGACTGGGCCGCTGTCGTCTCCTCCACGCAGCGCTTTGAAGAGACAGGAGGAGCCCATGGTGGTCCTGCACTGCCTTCCCTCCCAGCGGCTCCCCCCTGAGTCTCCCCCGGCtgattctgacacagactctgccactgaggaagagggggaggaggcagaggaggaggagtcacaCGAGGAGAGGAGCAGCACCGCACTGAAACGTAAGGCGACAGAGCAGAAGCCGCCAGAAAAGAAGCTCCGCActgagaggaggcaggaggaagcCGCCTCCCCCAAAACTCCCACCGCCACACCGAAGACGGTTGCTGCTGCCCTCCCCTCGCCGCAGCGCTCTgagaggaggagtgagggagCGGTGAAGGCAGAGGAGTGGCCCCATCCGGCAGAGGAGACGCACAAGgaggtgtcagagcagcagctgacagGTGGAGCCAGGAAGGAGCCGGAGGTGCGTGCCGGGACACCTCCCCCTGCGCCAGAGGCCCCTGGCCCCTCCCCCGCCGAGGAGCTGGAGCCACAAATTGGCCCAGAAGCACTGGTCTGCCATGAGGTGGACCTGGAAGACCTGGATGAGAAGGAGAAGCCTGCTTTGTCAACGGAGCACATCCTCCTGATGATGAGAGAGCAGCAACAAGCCCCGCCCCCACtgccccacctcctccacacctccctCCCATCAGCCCACGCCCCTCACCTCCCACAGCCTCAGGTCAGGCCTTTCTTCCCGGCTGTCACTCCCAGCTCCGCCCCCTGCCCGGAGGAGCTCCACCCAGCCAAGGCTGCTGCCGTGGAGGAGCGCGGTGTGGCGAGGAGGGAGCAGGAAGGAGATTCCAGCCCCGGGTGTGACGGCAGCGCCTCCTCATCCTCCGCCTCCCTGCTGTCGCTGCAGGAGAACAAACACAGAG GTCAGAAGAGGGTGACGGACTGTAACTCCAGCCCGACGGCCAAGAAACAGAAACGCAACCCGAAGCGGCCGAGCATGCCGGGAAAGACGGAGAAGAACGGAGCAG GTCACAGCAGCGACAGCGAGGACCAGTCCCGGCTCTCGTCCCTCGCCAAGTCCCAGAAGCCTCGTTGTCCCAGTCTGCCGTCTCCCTCGTCTCACAGTAAGGACAAGCAGAGCTTCCCGTCCCCTCAGCGCACATACAAGTGGACCTTACAGCTCG atgAGTTGGACAGCATGTCGAGCACAGAGAGGATCTCCTTCCTGCAGGATAAGCTTCAGGAGATCAGGAAGTACTACATGTCGCTGAAGTCTGAGGTCGCCTCCATCGACAGACGCAGAAAGAGACtaaaaaagaaggagagagaag TGTCCAACACCACAGCGTCGACCTCTTCAGGCTCCTCGGACACAGGTATGAGTCCGTCCTCGGCCTCGCCCACCCAGAACACCGTGGCCGTGGAGTGCAGGTGA
- the arid4a gene encoding AT-rich interactive domain-containing protein 4A isoform X2 has translation MKAADEPAYLTVGTDVSAKYRGAFCEAKIKTVKRMVKVKVTLKGESTSQVVQDDQVKGPLRVGSTVEVKTNEGLSSEAVISKLTDASLYTVVFDDGDEKTLRRTSLCLKGERHFAESETLDQLPLTNPEHFGTPVIGKKSNRGGRRSSQAVADEENESSSSEDEEDDRRRMNDELLGKICSIENMDESSSWFLALVVSPSCNDELVVKKDQCLVRSFSDGKFCTVPRRHVHAVNNASINKSEFSSRRGFEAAQTFLRKREVPDIWKMDMSQILDSSSSEDDDDEEEKESEEEEEEDEEEKEKKKKKHIKEEPEEELDPEERDHFLQQLYKFMEDRGTPINKPPVLGYKDLNLFKLFRLVYQLGGCHKIESGTVWKQVYMDLGIPVLNTAASYNVKTAYKKYLYGFEEYCRSAFITFRTIHHNNPRPPATPANQKTTGVELKDSPPQVKGEPADDKGEEAESETESEKEEEEAKKRQLSPRGKRRCVGSRVKMEREPPSRPEKRGENSEEQQRRRSNRRMDDSEKGSDEEEDDEDDDEDEEEECEERRRGEGEDEEDGDSVTGTKVRVKYGRGKTQKIYEAHIKKTDVDNGEQFYLVHYYGWNVRYDEWVKADRIIWPAEKGTKKRQRKKVKNKDEPEKDEDKPTMTKPPGAKRGRPQIRTPSSASRSVSKTPSSEGRSNGKSSRMDTSSNMANGDNTPRRRTRRTSGMYDSDRASNEDSGNSSDDSESEDPSDKKPSPWRGRADAPPCQAEEDPEVEEETSQVVDTMVPANNNSTVAAATTAHQPAGTADPCPSMPQLKADNVPSQSEEEAEQREEPAGEPAVLQPHLDKENKMSPAIKMASVQDKINMSPGQEALREASPSRTPPQPDSIGKPERLQPASSSPAATEEDDRSTPLSSPRVKGRRANLREAGSETPPRMPHCAPSPAASPSQTGPLSSPPRSALKRQEEPMVVLHCLPSQRLPPESPPADSDTDSATEEEGEEAEEEESHEERSSTALKRKATEQKPPEKKLRTERRQEEAASPKTPTATPKTVAAALPSPQRSERRSEGAVKAEEWPHPAEETHKEVSEQQLTGGARKEPEVRAGTPPPAPEAPGPSPAEELEPQIGPEALVCHEVDLEDLDEKEKPALSTEHILLMMREQQQAPPPLPHLLHTSLPSAHAPHLPQPQVRPFFPAVTPSSAPCPEELHPAKAAAVEERGVARREQEGDSSPGCDGSASSSSASLLSLQENKHRGQKRVTDCNSSPTAKKQKRNPKRPSMPGKTEKNGAGHSSDSEDQSRLSSLAKSQKPRCPSLPSPSSHSKDKQSFPSPQRTYKWTLQLDELDSMSSTERISFLQDKLQEIRKYYMSLKSEVASIDRRRKRLKKKEREVSNTTASTSSGSSDTGMSPSSASPTQNTVAVECR, from the exons ATGAAG GCAGCAGATGAGCCTGCCTACCTGACAGTGGGGACGGATGTCAGTGCCAAGTACAGAGGAGCCTTCTGCGAGGCAAAGATCAAGACTGTTAAGCGCATGGTGAAGGTGAAG gTGACTCTGAAGGGTGAAAGTACGTCCCAGGTGGTTCAGGATGACCAAGTCAAAGGACCTCTGAGG GTGGGCTCCACTGTGGAGGTGAAGACCAACGAAGGTTTAAGCAGCGAGGCCGTCATCAGTAAGCTGACAGATGCCAGCCTCTACACTGTGG tgtttgatGATGGAGATGAGAAGACTCTCCGTCGGACGTCCCTGTGTCTGAAGGGAGAGAGACATTTTGCAGAGAGTGAG ACGTTGGATCAGCTGCCGCTGACGAACCCGGAGCATTTCGGCACCCCGGTCATCGGCAAGAAGTCGAATCGTGGCGGGCGCCGCTCGTCGCaggctgt GGCTGATGAGGAGAATGAGTCTTCATCCAgcgaggatgaggaggacgacaggaggaggatgaatgATGAGCTTCTTGGAAAAATCTGTAGCATCGAGAACATGGACGAGTCCAGCAGCTGGTTCCTGGCTCTG gtggtgtctCCCAGCTGTAACGACGAGCTGGTGGTGAAGAAGGATCAGTGTCTGGTCAGGTCGTTCTCTGACGGCAAGTT TTGCACGGTGCCTAGAAGACACGTCCACGCCGTCAACAACGCCAGCATCAACAAGTCGGAGTTCTCCAGCAGGAGAG gCTTTGAAGCTGCCCAGACGTTCTTGAGGAAACGGGAAGTTCCAGACATCTGGAAGATGGACATGAGTCAGATCCTGGACTCGTCCTCCAGCGAAGACGACGATgacgaggaggagaaggagagtgaggaggaagaggaggaggatgaagaggagaaggagaagaagaagaagaagcacataAAGGAGGAG CCGGAGGAGGAGCTTGACCCCGAGGAGAGGGACcacttcctgcagcagctgtacaAATTCATGGAGGACCGAG GGACTCCCATCAACAAGCCTCCCGTGTTGGGTTACAAAGACCTGAACCTGTTCAAGCTCTTCAGGCTGGTCTATCAGCTGGGAGGCTGCCACAAG ATCGAGTCCGGCACAGTGTGGAAGCAGGTCTACATGGATCTGGGAATCCCTGTCCTCAACACTGCTGCGTCCTACAACGTCAAGACCGCCTACAAAAA GTACCTGTACGGTTTCGAGGAGTATTGCCGCTCCGCATTCATCACCTTCAGAACCATCCACCACAACAACCCCCGCCCTCCTGCCacaccagccaatcagaagacAACAGGGGTGGAGCTCAAAGACTCCCCTCCACAGGTGAAGGGGGAGCCTGCTGATGACAAGGGGGAGGAGGCGGAGTCAGAGACTGAGAgcgagaaggaggaggaggaggcgaagaAGAGGCAGCTTTCCCCGAGG GGGAAGAGGAGGTGTGTGGGGAGCCGGgtgaagatggagagagagccGCCCTCCAGAccagagaaaagaggagagaacagcgaggagcagcagaggagacgCAGCAACAGAAGAATGGATGACTCTGAGAAGGGCTCCgacgaagaggaggatgatgaggatgacgacgaagacgaggaggaagagtgcGAAGAAAGGAGGCGAGGAGAGGG tgaggatgaggaggatggagacTCTGTGACCGGGACGAAGGTGCGGGTGAAGTACGGCAGAGGAAAAACGCAGAAAATCTACGAGGCTCACATCAAGAAAACGGACGTGGACAACGGAGAACAGTTCTACCTGGTTCACTACTACGGCTGGAACGTCAG GTACGATGAGTGGGTGAAGGCTGATCGCATCATCTGGCCCGCAGAGAAAGGAacaaagaagaggcagaggaagaaggtgAAG AACAAAGACGAGCCGGAGAAGGACGAAGACAAACCGACAATGACGAAGCCGCCAGGAGCAAAACGCGGCCGTCCTCAGATCAGGACCCCCAGCTCGGCTAGCCGCAGCGTCTCCAAAACCCCGAGCAGCGAGGGACGGTCCAATGGCAAAAGCAGCAGGATGGACACATCATCCAACATGGCCAACGGAGACA acactcctcgcaggaggaccaggaggacGTCCGGCATGTACGACTCAGACCGGGCGTCCAACG AGGATTCTGGGAACTCTTCGGATGACAGCGAATCAGAAGACCCATCTGACAAAAAGCCCTCTCCGTGGCGAGGGAGGGCCGACGCCCCACCCTGCCAGGCGGAGGAAGacccagaggtggaggaggagacgaGTCAGGTTGTGGATACCATGGTGCCTgctaacaacaacagcacagtcGCTGCGGCAACGACGGCTCACCAGCCTGCCGGCACAGCAGATCCATGTCCCAGCATGCCTCAGCTGAAAGCCGACAATGTCCCGAGTCAGtcggaggaggaggcagagcagagggaggagccTGCAGGAGAACCTGCAGTGCTGCAACCTCACCTGGACAAGGAGAACAAAATGTCTCCAGCGATCAAAATGGCATCTGTCCAAGACAAAATCAACATGTCTCCTGGGCAGGAAGCGCTCCGTGAGGCGTCTCCCAGCAGGACGCCGCCTCAGCCAGACAGCATCGGCAAACCTGAGAGGCTGcagccagcctcctcctcccctgctgCCACAGAAGAAGACGACCGCTCCACTCCACTGTCCTCCCCCAGGGTCAAAGGTCGCAGAGCCAACCTCAGGGAGGCAGGCTCGGAAACTCCTCCCAGAATGCCCCACTGCGCTCCGAGCCCCGCCGCCAGCCCTTCACAGACTGGGCCGCTGTCGTCTCCTCCACGCAGCGCTTTGAAGAGACAGGAGGAGCCCATGGTGGTCCTGCACTGCCTTCCCTCCCAGCGGCTCCCCCCTGAGTCTCCCCCGGCtgattctgacacagactctgccactgaggaagagggggaggaggcagaggaggaggagtcacaCGAGGAGAGGAGCAGCACCGCACTGAAACGTAAGGCGACAGAGCAGAAGCCGCCAGAAAAGAAGCTCCGCActgagaggaggcaggaggaagcCGCCTCCCCCAAAACTCCCACCGCCACACCGAAGACGGTTGCTGCTGCCCTCCCCTCGCCGCAGCGCTCTgagaggaggagtgagggagCGGTGAAGGCAGAGGAGTGGCCCCATCCGGCAGAGGAGACGCACAAGgaggtgtcagagcagcagctgacagGTGGAGCCAGGAAGGAGCCGGAGGTGCGTGCCGGGACACCTCCCCCTGCGCCAGAGGCCCCTGGCCCCTCCCCCGCCGAGGAGCTGGAGCCACAAATTGGCCCAGAAGCACTGGTCTGCCATGAGGTGGACCTGGAAGACCTGGATGAGAAGGAGAAGCCTGCTTTGTCAACGGAGCACATCCTCCTGATGATGAGAGAGCAGCAACAAGCCCCGCCCCCACtgccccacctcctccacacctccctCCCATCAGCCCACGCCCCTCACCTCCCACAGCCTCAGGTCAGGCCTTTCTTCCCGGCTGTCACTCCCAGCTCCGCCCCCTGCCCGGAGGAGCTCCACCCAGCCAAGGCTGCTGCCGTGGAGGAGCGCGGTGTGGCGAGGAGGGAGCAGGAAGGAGATTCCAGCCCCGGGTGTGACGGCAGCGCCTCCTCATCCTCCGCCTCCCTGCTGTCGCTGCAGGAGAACAAACACAGAG GTCAGAAGAGGGTGACGGACTGTAACTCCAGCCCGACGGCCAAGAAACAGAAACGCAACCCGAAGCGGCCGAGCATGCCGGGAAAGACGGAGAAGAACGGAGCAG GTCACAGCAGCGACAGCGAGGACCAGTCCCGGCTCTCGTCCCTCGCCAAGTCCCAGAAGCCTCGTTGTCCCAGTCTGCCGTCTCCCTCGTCTCACAGTAAGGACAAGCAGAGCTTCCCGTCCCCTCAGCGCACATACAAGTGGACCTTACAGCTCG atgAGTTGGACAGCATGTCGAGCACAGAGAGGATCTCCTTCCTGCAGGATAAGCTTCAGGAGATCAGGAAGTACTACATGTCGCTGAAGTCTGAGGTCGCCTCCATCGACAGACGCAGAAAGAGACtaaaaaagaaggagagagaag TGTCCAACACCACAGCGTCGACCTCTTCAGGCTCCTCGGACACAGGTATGAGTCCGTCCTCGGCCTCGCCCACCCAGAACACCGTGGCCGTGGAGTGCAGGTGA